One window of Botrimarina mediterranea genomic DNA carries:
- a CDS encoding efflux RND transporter periplasmic adaptor subunit: MSPTAMRALAAALTLLATHGCHKPAGEHAHAEGHHHPTHALVVTSPALRDVISTQQYVCQIHSCRHIEVCALESGYIEPIHVREGQTVQKGDLLFKILPTLYQARYESEVAEAQVAQLEFNNTKKLYEDNVVSQNELALSQARLAKAVAQMGLAQAELNFTDVRAPFNGIIDRLMRQQGSLVEEGDVLTTLSDNRVMWAYFNVPESRYLEYMANLKTQPDKLQIGLVLANGKRFEQAGAIGAIEADFDNETGNIAFRADFANPEQLLRHGQTGTVLVSRSTPGAVVIPQRATFEVLAKNYVYVVEDSVGADHDRQADAHVSTYDDDDDDDDDDDDDDDDDDDDDDDDDDDDDDDDEERHSHKSHDSRHLAQGVVRQREIVIDSEQDDIFLIKKGLNAGDKIVFEGVRQVRDGDTIEYEYRAPEVVLQNLKFKAE, translated from the coding sequence ATGTCACCCACCGCGATGCGCGCCCTAGCTGCTGCGCTGACGCTCCTCGCTACTCACGGGTGCCATAAACCCGCTGGCGAGCACGCCCATGCGGAGGGACATCACCACCCGACGCACGCCCTGGTCGTCACCAGCCCCGCACTTCGCGACGTCATCAGCACGCAGCAGTACGTCTGCCAGATCCACTCCTGCCGACACATCGAGGTCTGTGCTCTAGAGAGCGGCTACATCGAACCGATCCATGTCCGCGAAGGCCAGACCGTGCAGAAGGGCGACCTGCTCTTCAAGATTCTGCCCACGCTCTATCAGGCCCGGTACGAGTCCGAGGTAGCCGAGGCGCAGGTGGCGCAGCTCGAGTTCAACAACACCAAGAAGCTCTACGAGGACAACGTCGTCTCGCAGAACGAGCTAGCCCTCTCCCAAGCGCGGCTGGCGAAGGCGGTCGCTCAGATGGGCTTGGCGCAAGCCGAGCTGAACTTCACCGACGTCAGGGCGCCCTTCAACGGCATCATCGACCGCTTGATGCGTCAGCAGGGAAGCCTCGTCGAAGAAGGCGATGTCCTCACAACGCTTTCCGACAACAGAGTGATGTGGGCTTACTTCAACGTGCCCGAGTCGCGTTACCTCGAGTATATGGCCAATCTCAAGACCCAGCCCGACAAACTACAGATCGGGTTGGTGCTGGCGAACGGGAAGCGGTTCGAGCAAGCCGGCGCCATCGGCGCGATCGAGGCCGACTTCGACAACGAGACCGGCAACATCGCCTTCCGCGCCGACTTCGCCAACCCCGAACAACTACTGAGGCACGGCCAAACGGGCACGGTGCTCGTCAGCCGATCGACGCCTGGCGCCGTGGTGATTCCGCAGCGAGCCACCTTTGAGGTCCTGGCGAAGAATTATGTCTACGTCGTCGAAGACAGTGTCGGCGCCGATCATGATCGCCAAGCCGACGCCCATGTATCGACGTACGACGACGACGACGACGACGACGACGACGACGACGATGACGATGATGACGACGATGACGACGATGACGACGATGATGATGACGACGATGACGACGATGAGGAACGACACAGCCACAAGAGCCACGATTCCCGTCACCTCGCACAAGGTGTGGTTCGCCAACGCGAAATCGTCATCGATAGCGAGCAGGACGACATCTTCCTGATCAAGAAAGGGCTGAACGCCGGCGACAAGATCGTCTTTGAGGGAGTCCGTCAGGTCCGCGACGGCGACACGATCGAGTACGAGTACCGTGCTCCCGAGGTCGTGCTGCAAAACCTCAAGTTCAAGGCAGAGTAG
- a CDS encoding efflux RND transporter permease subunit: MFARILHRPALAIVISLIILFLGGLAIVTLPISQFPSVAPPSVVVSVSFPGASAKVLIDSVLVILEQSINGVQDMRYMISDATSAGEATIQVVFEPGTDPNVAVMNVNNRVQAVKNNLPPIVDREGIIVMQNMASMLMYVNVFSTDKNVDQNFLYNFANVNILPEIARIRGVAKPTILGNRAYAMRVELDLERMRAYSVSADDVMEALAEQSMIGSPGRLGQATGTTSQTIEYVLTWVGRYDKPEQYENIILRAKSDGEILRVRDVAKVSLGSSFYDLYSDIDGYPSAAIVLKQTPGSNATEVIEEVKEKIEQIKAETFPPGMDFEISYDVSSFLDASIEKVLHTLLEAFVLVSLVVYLFLGDARSTLIPTLAVPVSLIGAFFFMLLFGLSINLITLFALVLAIGVVVDDAIVVVEAVHEKMHTKHLSPYRATQEVMHEISGAIIAITMTMTAVFVPVTFMPGPVGVFYRQFGLTMAMSIVLSGIVALTLTPVLCAMILRPIDPQQKTSYNPLTLFLRGFDGGVVRTTNAYGWFVGKIVKQRLLTLLVVAAFGAGIVFVNTVLPSGFIPLEDQGIIYGIIQTPPGSTLEYTNAKSHELQSICEELEEISSVSSIAGYEILTQGRGSNAGTCLINLKPWEERERTSKQIIEVLEERGQEISNVKLEFYEPPAVPGFGAAGGFSLNLLDKTNSGDYSRMGEVTDRFLAALEEREELKGLFTFFASDYPQYEIIIDNDVAMQKGVSIGEAMSNLSIVVGSTWEQGFVRFGQFYKVYVQAAPEFRRYPEDFENLFIKNDRGEMVPYSAFAKLVKMQGMNEISRYNLYTTAAIQGAPAAGFSTGQAIAAIKEVAKETLPRGYDIDWQGLSYDEAKSGNTAIYIFLIVVVFVYLVLVGQYESFLLPLAVIISLPVGLFGSFLLLKAMGLSNDVYAQIGLVMLVGLLGKNAILIVEFAVQRRDEGVSLVDAAIEGGKLRFRPILMTSFAFIAGMAPLIRATGPGAIGNRTIGATAVGGMLVGTVVGVLLIPGLYYIFARMADGKKLLKDETHQPLSERFEFERH; encoded by the coding sequence ATGTTCGCACGCATCCTTCACCGGCCCGCGCTGGCCATCGTGATCTCGCTGATCATCCTCTTCCTCGGAGGACTTGCGATCGTCACGCTGCCGATCTCGCAATTCCCGTCCGTGGCGCCGCCCAGCGTCGTGGTCTCGGTCTCGTTCCCCGGCGCCAGCGCTAAGGTGCTGATCGACTCGGTGCTTGTCATCCTCGAGCAGTCGATCAACGGCGTGCAGGACATGCGCTACATGATCTCCGACGCCACTAGCGCCGGAGAAGCGACGATCCAGGTCGTCTTCGAGCCCGGCACGGACCCGAACGTCGCGGTGATGAACGTCAATAACCGCGTTCAAGCCGTGAAGAACAACCTGCCGCCGATCGTCGATCGCGAAGGCATCATCGTCATGCAGAACATGGCGAGCATGCTGATGTACGTGAACGTCTTCAGCACGGACAAGAACGTCGATCAGAACTTTCTCTACAACTTCGCCAACGTCAACATCCTGCCTGAGATTGCGCGCATCCGAGGCGTCGCCAAACCCACGATCCTTGGCAATCGCGCCTACGCGATGCGGGTCGAGCTCGACCTCGAACGCATGCGCGCCTATAGCGTTTCCGCCGACGACGTGATGGAGGCCTTGGCGGAGCAGAGCATGATCGGCTCGCCGGGCCGTCTCGGGCAGGCGACCGGGACGACCTCGCAGACGATCGAGTATGTCCTCACCTGGGTCGGACGCTACGACAAGCCCGAGCAGTACGAGAACATCATCCTGCGAGCCAAGTCCGACGGCGAGATCCTGCGGGTCCGCGACGTGGCGAAGGTCTCGCTCGGATCGTCGTTCTACGACCTCTACTCCGACATCGACGGGTACCCGTCCGCGGCGATCGTCCTTAAGCAGACCCCCGGCAGCAACGCAACGGAGGTCATCGAGGAGGTCAAAGAGAAGATCGAGCAAATCAAAGCAGAGACCTTTCCGCCCGGCATGGACTTCGAGATCAGCTACGACGTGTCGAGCTTCCTCGACGCCTCGATCGAGAAGGTGCTGCACACATTGCTTGAAGCCTTCGTACTCGTCTCGCTGGTGGTCTACCTCTTCCTCGGCGACGCCCGCAGCACCTTGATCCCGACGCTCGCGGTGCCGGTGTCGCTGATCGGCGCATTCTTCTTCATGCTGTTGTTCGGCCTGTCGATCAACCTGATCACACTCTTCGCGCTGGTCCTAGCGATCGGCGTCGTGGTGGACGACGCGATCGTCGTCGTCGAAGCCGTGCACGAGAAGATGCACACGAAGCACTTGTCGCCTTACCGCGCGACCCAAGAGGTCATGCACGAGATCAGCGGTGCGATCATCGCCATCACCATGACGATGACGGCGGTCTTCGTGCCGGTGACCTTCATGCCTGGCCCGGTCGGTGTTTTCTACCGTCAGTTCGGCTTAACGATGGCGATGTCGATCGTGCTCTCAGGCATCGTCGCCCTCACGCTGACGCCGGTGCTGTGCGCAATGATCTTGAGGCCGATCGACCCCCAACAGAAGACCAGCTACAACCCCCTAACGCTCTTCCTGCGTGGCTTTGACGGCGGCGTCGTGCGCACCACCAATGCCTACGGCTGGTTCGTCGGTAAGATCGTCAAGCAGCGGCTGCTGACATTGCTGGTGGTCGCCGCCTTCGGCGCCGGCATCGTCTTCGTGAACACGGTGCTCCCCTCGGGATTCATCCCTCTGGAAGACCAGGGGATCATCTACGGCATCATCCAAACGCCGCCCGGCTCGACGCTCGAGTACACCAACGCCAAGTCGCATGAGTTGCAATCGATCTGCGAGGAGCTCGAAGAGATCTCTTCCGTCTCGTCGATCGCCGGCTACGAGATCCTGACCCAGGGCCGTGGCTCGAACGCCGGCACGTGCCTCATCAACCTCAAGCCCTGGGAAGAGCGCGAACGCACCTCGAAGCAGATCATTGAGGTGCTTGAGGAACGCGGACAAGAGATCTCGAACGTCAAGCTCGAGTTCTACGAGCCCCCGGCGGTGCCGGGCTTCGGCGCGGCGGGCGGCTTCTCGCTCAACTTGCTCGACAAGACCAACAGCGGCGACTACTCGCGAATGGGCGAAGTGACCGATCGATTCCTCGCGGCCCTTGAGGAGCGAGAGGAACTGAAGGGCCTCTTCACGTTCTTCGCCAGCGACTACCCGCAGTATGAAATCATCATCGATAACGACGTGGCGATGCAAAAAGGTGTCTCGATCGGCGAGGCCATGAGCAACCTCTCCATCGTCGTGGGCAGCACCTGGGAGCAGGGCTTTGTCCGCTTCGGGCAGTTCTACAAGGTCTACGTCCAGGCGGCGCCGGAGTTCCGACGCTACCCCGAAGACTTCGAGAACCTGTTCATCAAGAACGACCGCGGCGAGATGGTGCCATACTCCGCCTTCGCCAAGCTCGTGAAGATGCAGGGCATGAACGAAATCAGCCGCTACAACCTTTACACAACCGCTGCGATCCAGGGCGCCCCGGCCGCGGGGTTCAGCACGGGACAAGCGATCGCTGCGATTAAGGAGGTCGCAAAGGAAACCCTCCCGCGCGGCTACGACATCGACTGGCAAGGCCTCTCGTACGACGAAGCGAAGAGCGGCAACACGGCGATCTACATCTTCTTGATCGTCGTGGTGTTTGTGTATCTCGTTCTCGTCGGTCAGTACGAGAGCTTCCTGCTCCCGCTCGCGGTGATTATCTCGCTACCGGTCGGCTTGTTCGGCTCGTTCCTGCTGCTCAAGGCGATGGGCCTCTCGAACGACGTCTACGCACAGATCGGCCTCGTGATGCTGGTTGGCCTCTTGGGCAAGAACGCGATCCTGATCGTCGAGTTCGCCGTGCAGAGGCGCGACGAAGGCGTGAGTCTCGTGGACGCCGCGATCGAGGGCGGCAAGCTCCGCTTCCGTCCGATCCTGATGACCTCGTTCGCGTTTATCGCCGGTATGGCGCCGCTGATCCGCGCGACGGGCCCGGGCGCGATCGGCAACCGCACCATCGGCGCCACGGCGGTCGGCGGCATGCTGGTGGGCACCGTGGTTGGCGTCCTCTTGATCCCCGGCCTTTATTACATCTTCGCAAGGATGGCCGACGGCAAGAAGTTGCTGAAGGATGAAACCCACCAGCCATTGAGCGAACGCTTCGAGTTCGAACGCCACTGA
- a CDS encoding TolC family protein, with the protein MILACGLVLSLPACRLPKLCCAQKGEPLPDSFNGEVSLDSSAQLGWREFFDDPTLSGLIDQALVGNQELKILAQDIRIANFEIMARQGEYLPFVNLGARAGLEKSSVYSREGAVEENLLANGKAFPDPLPEFLVAANVSWEIDIWRKLRNAKDAAALRYFATRDGQNYVVTRLVAEVAENYYELLALDNRMMALDKTIEIQQQSLDFSIAKKEAARETELAVQRFEAEVRKNQSEKLIVQQQITEAENRINFLLGRYPQPVPRQSASYIDLQLHALSTGLPSQLLQNRADIRQAERELAARGLDVRVARARFYPSLSLTAGVGYQAFNTKYLFISPESLIYNAAGELVGPLINRKAIKADYLSANAAQIQAVYDYQLTVLDAYTEVINLMNKVENYSQSIAIKKQQLAALESSVDNATKLFQNARAEYMEVLLAQRDLIEARMVLIETKQEQLSAVVNAYQALGGGAYGGYSFLADATNPMGGTELIAPPENFPAANEPLTQPDSTTPQSQPLPTSDGDAPATDLLPYPDAIRDGLDAAPTPSSDATPQETGSLLKPDGPALNSQGNFLKWPWQS; encoded by the coding sequence GTGATTCTGGCCTGCGGCCTCGTGCTGTCACTGCCGGCGTGCCGACTCCCTAAGCTGTGCTGTGCGCAGAAGGGCGAGCCGCTGCCCGACTCGTTCAACGGCGAGGTCAGCCTGGATAGCTCGGCACAGCTTGGCTGGCGCGAGTTCTTCGACGACCCAACGCTCAGCGGCCTGATCGATCAAGCGCTCGTCGGCAACCAAGAGCTCAAGATCCTCGCTCAGGATATCCGCATCGCCAACTTCGAGATCATGGCGCGGCAGGGCGAGTACCTGCCGTTCGTCAATCTCGGCGCCCGCGCCGGCCTCGAGAAGTCGAGCGTCTACTCGCGCGAAGGCGCCGTCGAGGAGAACCTGCTCGCCAACGGCAAGGCGTTCCCCGACCCGCTCCCCGAGTTCCTCGTGGCGGCGAATGTCTCTTGGGAAATCGACATCTGGCGCAAGTTGCGGAACGCCAAAGACGCCGCGGCGCTCCGCTACTTCGCGACGCGCGATGGCCAGAACTACGTCGTCACGCGGCTCGTGGCCGAGGTCGCCGAGAACTACTACGAGCTGCTTGCACTCGACAATCGCATGATGGCCCTCGACAAGACGATCGAGATCCAGCAGCAGAGCCTCGACTTCTCGATCGCCAAGAAGGAGGCCGCCCGCGAGACCGAGCTCGCCGTCCAGCGGTTCGAGGCCGAGGTCCGCAAGAACCAGAGCGAGAAGCTGATCGTCCAGCAGCAGATCACCGAGGCCGAGAACCGCATCAATTTCCTGTTGGGCCGCTATCCGCAGCCGGTTCCGCGGCAATCGGCGAGTTACATCGACCTCCAGCTGCACGCCTTAAGCACCGGCTTGCCGTCGCAGTTGCTACAGAACCGCGCCGACATCCGCCAGGCCGAGCGCGAGCTCGCCGCACGGGGGCTCGACGTCCGCGTCGCACGGGCACGGTTCTACCCCTCGCTCAGTCTCACAGCCGGCGTTGGCTATCAAGCCTTCAACACCAAGTACCTGTTCATCAGCCCTGAGTCGCTCATCTACAACGCGGCCGGAGAACTCGTCGGGCCGCTCATCAACCGCAAGGCGATCAAGGCCGATTACCTCAGCGCGAACGCCGCTCAGATCCAGGCCGTCTACGACTACCAGCTCACCGTTCTCGACGCCTACACCGAGGTCATCAACCTGATGAACAAGGTTGAGAACTACAGCCAGAGCATCGCGATCAAGAAGCAACAGCTCGCAGCGCTGGAATCCTCGGTCGATAACGCCACCAAGCTCTTCCAGAACGCCCGCGCCGAGTACATGGAGGTGCTGCTCGCGCAACGCGACCTCATTGAGGCCCGGATGGTGCTGATCGAGACCAAGCAAGAGCAACTGTCGGCGGTCGTCAACGCGTACCAGGCGCTCGGCGGTGGGGCTTATGGCGGCTATAGCTTCTTGGCGGACGCAACGAACCCCATGGGAGGGACCGAACTCATCGCCCCACCAGAGAACTTCCCGGCGGCGAACGAACCCCTTACGCAACCCGACAGCACAACGCCGCAGAGCCAACCGTTGCCAACATCGGACGGCGACGCTCCCGCCACGGACCTCCTGCCATACCCCGACGCGATCCGCGATGGCTTGGACGCCGCGCCGACGCCGTCATCGGATGCGACGCCACAGGAAACCGGCTCCTTGCTCAAGCCCGATGGTCCGGCGCTCAACAGCCAAGGGAACTTCCTGAAATGGCCCTGGCAGAGCTGA